One genomic window of Mus musculus strain C57BL/6J chromosome 4, GRCm38.p6 C57BL/6J includes the following:
- the Matn1 gene encoding cartilage matrix protein precursor produces the protein MKVTSGPAFALCSLLLLLLLLLQVPDSLSLVPQPRGHLCRTRPTDLVFVVDSSRSVRPVEFEKVKVFLSQVIESLDVGPNATRVGLVNYASTVKPEFPLRAHGSKASLLQAVRRIQPLSTGTMTGLALQFAITKALSDAEGGRARSPDISKVVIVVTDGRPQDSVRDVSERARASGIELFAIGVGRVDKATLRQIASEPQDEHVDYVESYNVIEKLAKKFQEAFCVVSDLCATGDHDCEQLCVSSPGSYTCACHEGFTLNSDGKTCNVCRGGGSGSATDLVFLIDGSKSVRPENFELVKKFINQIVDTLDVSDRLAQVGLVQYSSSIRQEFPLGRFHTKKDIKAAVRNMSYMEKGTMTGAALKYLIDNSFTVSSGARPGAQKVGIVFTDGRSQDYINDAARKAKDLGFKMFAVGVGNAVEEELREIASEPVADHYFYTADFKTINQIGKKLQKQICVEEDPCACESILKFEAKVEGLLQALTRKLEAVSGRLAVLENRII, from the exons ATGAAGGTCACCTCTGGTCCAGCCTTTGCTCTCTGtagcctgctgctcctgctgctgctgctgctacaggtCCCTGATAGCCTCAGTCTTGTCCCCCAGCCCAGAG GGCACCTCTGCCGGACACGACCCACGGACCTGGTGTTTGTTGTCGATAGCTCTCGAAGTGTGAGACCCGTGGAGTTTGAGAAGGTGAAGGTATTCCTGTCTCAGGTCATTGAGTCACTGGATGTGGGGCCCAATGCCACGAGGGTGGGCTTGGTCAACTACGCCAGCACTGTGAAACCAGAGTTCCCGCTCCGGGCCCATGGCTCCAAGGCCTCGCTGCTGCAAGCTGTGCGCCGCATCCAGCCGCTGTCCACGGGTACCATGACTGGCCTGGCTCTGCAATTCGCCATCACCAAGGCCTTGAGTGATGCTGAGGGTGGACGCGCCAGATCCCCCGACATCAGCAAG GTTGTCATCGTGGTGACTGATGGGAGGCCCCAGGACAGCGTGCGGGACGTGTCTGAGCGCGCGAGGGCCAGTGGCATTGAGCTGTTCGCCATCGGCGTGGGCCGCGTGGACAAGGCTACGCTGCGACAGATCGCTAGCGAGCCGCAGGACGAGCACGTGGATTACGTGGAGAGCTACAATGTCATCGAGAAGCTGGCCAAGAAGTTCCAAGAGGCCTTCTGCG TGGTGTCCGACCTGTGTGCCACAGGGGACCATGATTGTGAGCAGCTGTGCGTTAGTTCTCCTGGCTCCTACACCTGTGCCTGCCATGAGGGCTTCACCCTGAACAGCGATGGCAAGACCTGCAATG TCTGCCGTGGGGGTGGAAGCGGCTCAGCCACCGACCTGGTCTTCCTCATCGACGGATCCAAGAGCGTGCGGCCTGAGAACTTTGAGCTGGTGAAGAAGTTCATCAACCAGATTGTGGACACGTTAGATGTGTCGGACAGGCTAGCCCAGGTGGGGCTGGTGCAGTACTCCAGCTCCATTCGCCAGGAGTTCCCACTCGGCCGCTTCCACACCAAGAAGGACATTAAGGCCGCGGTGCGGAACATGTCCTACATGGAGAAAGGCACCATGACTGGCGCCGCCTTGAAGTATCTCATAGATAATTCTTTCACTGTGTCCAGCGGGGCAAGGCCTGGAGCCCAGAAGGTGGGCATCGTCTTCACCGATGGCCGGAGCCAGGACTACATTAATGACGCTGCCAGGAAGGCCAAGGACCTTG GCTTTAAGATGTTTGCGGTGGGCGTGGGCAATGCTGTGGAGGAAGAGCTGAGGGAGATCGCTTCCGAGCCCGTGGCAGACCACTACTTTTACACAGCTGACTTCAAGACCATCAACCAGATTGGCAAGAAGCTGCAGAAACAAATCTGTGTGG AGGAAGACCCCTGTGCTTGTGAGTCCATACTGAAATTTGAGGCCAAGGTGGAGGGTCTGCTGCAGGCCCTGACCAGGAAGC TGGAAGCTGTGAGCGGgcggctggctgtcctggagaacaGAATCATCTAA